The DNA segment AAAGGCAAGTTGCCCCATTGTGGTCACTTGTGCCTGTGGATCCCATTCAATATGGATTTTTCCATTAAAGGTGTCGGCAATCAGTGCGCTTATTACTGACTTTTTAAGCGTAAATTCCGGTTCACCCGTTGGGTGAATAACTTTGGGAGGTAAAATCAGGGCTCGGCTCAAAGAATACAAGCTTTACAGATTTAATGCTTTTGTTCAAGTGCGGTTTTTAGGTTTATCCGCTCAAAATCCTATGGGACTTTGGTGTCGTTTGTTTAAATTCATCCCGAATTGGCCAATTCATTTTTATCCTGCCTTGGTGAAAACACCTAGCACATCCTTGGCTAACTTTCCCCAATTGTAATCCGATTCAAGCAATGCTCGGCCATTTCTGCCCATTTCAGCTGCCAAATGAGGGTTTGATAGTAGCTCTAGCAACTTGTTCGTCATCCCCGAAAAATCGTTGGCTTCCGCCAGCGATCCCGTCAGGTCCTCTATCACCAAGCCACGATAAAACAGGAAATCCCAAACAACCACAGGCAATTGCATTGCCATTGCCTCCAAACATGTACCGGGTAATCCCTCATAATAGGATGTCGAGGCATAAACCCGACTACGGTTGTAATACCCGACCATTTCCGGGAACGGCACCTTGCCGGTCAATAGTACGTTGTGACCATGGTTAGCCAAAGCATCATTCACCCATGCATCGTCATCACCATACCCGACGACGGCAATCCGGATATCCGGCTTTTTGGCGATCAACTGGCGGCAAAGTTCTACCATAGCCCGGCTACCCTTGCGGAACTCGATGCGCCCGCAAAACAGCACGTCGATATCCTTATGAACAGTCTTATCCGGTGTGAACAACTTGACATCGGCACCGTTAGGAATCACTGCCACTGATCCCTTAAAACCATAGGCAAGAACCTCTTGCCTGCCCTGTTCGGTCAGCGTGATCACCTTGTCGGTCCGATCGAAGATACGGCGCTCCATCCATGACTTGATTGACAGTGAAGCTGCACTCCATTGGCTCTCGAAATGCCGGGTCCCGTAAAAACGGCCGGACATGCCGAGATACGTAGTATGTGCGGTTAACACTACCGGAATATGCGGAGGCAAGAACAGACCGGGAATCAGTGGTGGAAAATGCAGGTTAACCCACTGAATCTTTCCCTCGTCATGCAGTTTGGTCAGCAGTTTTCGAGCCTTCACTCCCCAAGTAAAAAGATTAAATCGGCTGGAACTGAAAGGAATGTGAATAATTTCTACCCCTGGATAACTACGCGTCACCCGATGTTCATCACCCGTAATTAAATAAACCGGCGGATGATCGGGCGGTAAATTAGAAAGGAAAGAATCCAGGTAACGGGCAATGCCACCAACACCGTAGAATTGAGGATAAACAATTGCAATCATTTGAGCGACCTAAACACAGTTTCAAGTTCACCGACCAGCCGACTCCATGTGTAACTGGATATAATTTTCTGGCGGGCATGCTCACCCATTTGATGCATCGCTTCAGGATGGCTCAATGTATTACAAATCACTTGGGCAAGTTCATTTGCGTCTGCCGGTTGCACCAATATCCCATTGACGCCGTTCTCAACTACTTCTGGAATGCCACCAACATTAGAACATACCACACATCTTCCCGATGACATTGCCTCAAGCATAACCAACCCAAAAGGCTCTTGCCATATAGAAGGAAACACCACCATATCCACGATAGAATACAAATATTTTAATTTTTCGTGCGGCAGATACCCTGTAAAAATAATGGCATCACTGACCGGTTCAGCCAGATTTACCAATTGCTGTTCGTATGCCGTTTTGGCAGCTCCATCAAAGAATGACGAACCAGTAATGATCAGATGCACATCAGGCATCTTACTGTGAATTTTCCTAAATGCCTCAATCAGTACATGCACACCCTTGACTTGGGTCAGGCGACCAACGTAAAGCAGATATTTCTTGCCAGGCTCGACACTGACAACACCCTCCAACTGGCGAGCAGCTTCATCGCCATAGGACTTGAACACCTCTGGATCAGTCGCATTGAACACCACACAGAACCGGTTGGCATATTCCGGAAAGAGGGCAACGGCCTGCCGACGTATGTAGTCGCTGACACAGATCACCCGATCGGCCTTGGCTAGTGCTCGACGATAAAAGGGCCTGAATAGTGGCATAGAAAGATGATCGTTGTGCATATGTAGCACGATCTTCTGGCTGGGCTGCTTGTGGAGAAACAGCAGAATGTTCGGCTCGTTATGCAGATAAACAACGTCAAAATCCCGAACAGTGCTCGCCACGCGCCGCCCATACGAATATACATTCTGGATTTTTGCCAGATAGCGTAGAGGGTTCTTCCAGGTCACACGCTCCTTGATGTGGTGAAAGAACTTTTCCATTGGCGTCCACGGGATGCCGATATACTCAATACCGTCTCGCCACGCCACGCCCGCAGGTCTTGAAACGATTATTATTCTGGGGCCAAGTGCTGTCAAACGCCGGCTTGCCTCATCCACCCAATGCTCAACTGCTCCACCCTGCACTGGCGGAACCGGCAACAATTCAGGGACGACAATTGCAATAGAATTCACCATTACTACTCCTTAGGTTTTTTGTTGTCATCCCACCACTGTTCAAGGCAGTCGACCATGAAATCACTGTTTCGAACGAGACACTAAAGATGACCGTGAGCAATCCTGTCATCATGTTCAAAATACCAAAAGGCGCTAACTTATCTTTGAGACCGATGTCATGGTCGTCAGCTTTTACTGTTTTTCTACAGCGTGATGTACCGCCGCGCGAGGAATCACATAGATCCGCTTTGGCTTTGGTGCCGATCGATAGGCGTAATGAATCTTCACGCAGCCCTGATGCCGTATTGATCTCGTCAAGGTTGTCGAAAATGGCATCTGTTTCAGCAACTTTTTTGAGTGGTTTTGCTTTTTGCACTCGGCACAGACGAAAACAACCTAAGCGATTCAAAATATTGCCAATGGTCTTTTCACAGGGGGAGTTCTTCATGGTGCCAGACTTTTTTGGTTATTAACGCCTCCCGCATGGCTTTAGCTGTGATGCGCGTATATTTGAACGCCGTTTGAAATTTGGGGTCAATTTGGCTTTCAGGCTCTGTCAAAGACAGATATTATATTCTAGTTGCGGCATTTTTCTCCCGTTTTTTTGCCGCGAGCCTTAAAATCATCAATACAAACGACTCCACTGCGTAATTCATTTAACCCCAGCGCAACCGTCTTGTGATCCCAATCAAAAATCTTTTCAGCCAAGTGCGGTTTTGAATTCAAACAATTAATAGACACCTGTATTTGAAACTCTCGGCTTATTGCTCCAGTCAATTTTTATCAGCATCTTTGATCGTAGCTATGTGTTGTTTCGATAAGCAGATCATTCTCTTTGGTTTTGATGGGTAAAATTAGACCTGTAGGATACATCAGTTTTGGGTACTAATAAACAAGCGGGGGGAGTCGCTATTTTTGAGTAACACCTGATTGCGGGTTTTCTAGCCTGGTCAAATTGTCTTAAAGCCTTTATAGTGCTGAATTTCGACCATTGCCCCCGAATAGGTTATAGTCCAGGTTTCTGGAGAGTCAGAATGGCTGGAAATCAACGGTGGCAAGCGATTCCAACGCAATTGGATGTTCTGCAGTTCGAGGAATTTCTCTTGCCGCATCTTTCCGTCGGCCACCGTGGCCCGGCACCGAAGCTGAGTTTGCATACAATCTTCAACTACGTTTTGCGGCTGCTGTATTTGGGTTGCCAGTGGAAGGAACTGCTGATCGAAAAAGATAGCGAGGGGCGTCCTGAAATTCACTACACGCGGATTTATCGCATCTGGCGGCGGTGGGTGGTCGATGGCTGTATCGACGCCATTTTTACCGGCTCGGTGTTGAAGCTTCATCAGGACAACCGCCTGGATATTTCGGTCGTTCACTGCGATGGCACGACAATGGCAGCCAAAAAAGGCGGCGACAACATCGGCTTCAACGGCCACAAGAAGGTCAAAGGCGATAAGGTCGTCGCCTTCTGCGATCGGCATTGCAACGTGATCGCACCGTTC comes from the Patescibacteria group bacterium genome and includes:
- a CDS encoding glycosyltransferase family 4 protein; the encoded protein is MVNSIAIVVPELLPVPPVQGGAVEHWVDEASRRLTALGPRIIIVSRPAGVAWRDGIEYIGIPWTPMEKFFHHIKERVTWKNPLRYLAKIQNVYSYGRRVASTVRDFDVVYLHNEPNILLFLHKQPSQKIVLHMHNDHLSMPLFRPFYRRALAKADRVICVSDYIRRQAVALFPEYANRFCVVFNATDPEVFKSYGDEAARQLEGVVSVEPGKKYLLYVGRLTQVKGVHVLIEAFRKIHSKMPDVHLIITGSSFFDGAAKTAYEQQLVNLAEPVSDAIIFTGYLPHEKLKYLYSIVDMVVFPSIWQEPFGLVMLEAMSSGRCVVCSNVGGIPEVVENGVNGILVQPADANELAQVICNTLSHPEAMHQMGEHARQKIISSYTWSRLVGELETVFRSLK
- a CDS encoding glycosyltransferase gives rise to the protein MIAIVYPQFYGVGGIARYLDSFLSNLPPDHPPVYLITGDEHRVTRSYPGVEIIHIPFSSSRFNLFTWGVKARKLLTKLHDEGKIQWVNLHFPPLIPGLFLPPHIPVVLTAHTTYLGMSGRFYGTRHFESQWSAASLSIKSWMERRIFDRTDKVITLTEQGRQEVLAYGFKGSVAVIPNGADVKLFTPDKTVHKDIDVLFCGRIEFRKGSRAMVELCRQLIAKKPDIRIAVVGYGDDDAWVNDALANHGHNVLLTGKVPFPEMVGYYNRSRVYASTSYYEGLPGTCLEAMAMQLPVVVWDFLFYRGLVIEDLTGSLAEANDFSGMTNKLLELLSNPHLAAEMGRNGRALLESDYNWGKLAKDVLGVFTKAG
- a CDS encoding transposase; protein product: MAGNQRWQAIPTQLDVLQFEEFLLPHLSVGHRGPAPKLSLHTIFNYVLRLLYLGCQWKELLIEKDSEGRPEIHYTRIYRIWRRWVVDGCIDAIFTGSVLKLHQDNRLDISVVHCDGTTMAAKKGGDNIGFNGHKKVKGDKVVAFCDRHCNVIAPFVSASSNRNESPLLRETLPQLNPIAQAVGMDLHGTIVSLDGVYDCRLNRKAIFNRGMIPNINPNLRARKPPKRGRKPFFKKSIFDKRFRTVERVSAWEDKFCCFASSASVRCITPSNRSPIP